A portion of the bacterium genome contains these proteins:
- a CDS encoding guanosine monophosphate reductase, with product MGVKLLENRGLTFDDVLIVPKRSSVYSRKEVSLETRLVGDLTLSLPIISANMDTVTELSMACAMHELGGLGVIHRFIPDAREHARMVSATPGHRILAIGVKESDLDKIPLVEGLAGVLIDVAHGHSDRVLETIQTVRERHPGLWVIAGNVATPEGAWDLLEAGAHALKVGVGPGAVCTTRIVTGCGVPQLSAIIKCRAALDRWYDVEKRKARPRISQAPTLIADGGIRNSGDIVKALVAGADSVMIGSLFAGTDEAPGEVITENGQSYKMYRGMASAGAQAKVGSDRTPEGISTLIPYKGSVTPLIKELEGGIRSGLSYCNSRSLEDLHQQTIELVQVTQASMAESRPHAATRAGAIAHQPSVFL from the coding sequence ATGGGCGTCAAGCTACTCGAGAACCGCGGTCTCACCTTCGACGACGTGCTCATCGTTCCCAAGCGCTCGTCCGTGTACTCCCGCAAGGAGGTCTCCCTCGAGACCCGGCTGGTCGGGGACCTGACGCTCTCGCTCCCCATCATCAGCGCCAACATGGACACGGTCACCGAGCTCTCCATGGCCTGCGCCATGCACGAGCTGGGCGGCCTGGGCGTCATCCATCGCTTCATCCCCGACGCCCGTGAGCACGCCCGCATGGTCTCCGCGACCCCGGGCCACCGCATCCTCGCCATCGGCGTCAAGGAAAGCGACCTGGACAAGATCCCCCTGGTCGAAGGCCTCGCCGGCGTGCTGATCGACGTGGCCCACGGCCACAGCGATCGGGTGCTCGAGACGATCCAGACGGTGCGCGAGCGCCACCCCGGCCTCTGGGTCATCGCGGGCAACGTGGCGACCCCCGAGGGGGCCTGGGACCTCCTGGAAGCGGGCGCCCACGCCCTCAAGGTCGGGGTCGGCCCCGGCGCGGTCTGTACCACCCGGATCGTCACGGGCTGCGGGGTGCCCCAGCTCTCGGCCATCATCAAGTGCCGGGCGGCCCTGGATCGCTGGTACGACGTGGAGAAGCGCAAGGCCCGTCCCCGCATCTCACAGGCCCCCACCCTCATCGCCGACGGCGGCATCCGCAACTCGGGCGACATCGTCAAGGCGCTGGTAGCGGGCGCCGACAGCGTCATGATCGGCAGCCTCTTCGCGGGTACCGACGAGGCGCCGGGCGAGGTCATCACCGAGAACGGCCAGAGCTACAAGATGTACCGGGGCATGGCCTCGGCAGGCGCCCAGGCCAAGGTCGGCAGCGATCGCACCCCCGAGGGCATCTCGACCCTTATCCCCTACAAGGGCTCGGTGACGCCCCTGATCAAGGAGCTCGAGGGCGGCATCCGCTCGGGCCTCAGCTACTGCAACTCGCGCTCGCTGGAGGACCTGCACCAGCAGACCATCGAGCTGGTCCAGGTCACCCAGGCGAGCATGGCCGAGAGCCGACCTCACGCGGCGACCCGGGCCGGGGCGATCGCCCACCAGCCCTCGGTCTTCCTGTAG
- a CDS encoding SMP-30/gluconolactonase/LRE family protein, translated as MRRFIALVLSGLLLAGCRLPTSGFLTMSPTAQPGGQVADEARSVLQGQVFFAGRAAQATIEDVAVAATVSLINSATNETVMTGLTDERGRFTITLPKAFRPDHTATYFLEAAKGLNDNQPGSAMARVRTIAKFAEGGWVSLSNATPNGGIVLSPATTAIALGAALRNGTDDEVELGTLIGKLSGSTFTPVPNLSASDFTALVGIVSQALLDEKDPVRFTGLDVATDTWKALERFAPLLAVTGVTPSSGVVGTPVTFTGSSFNITPASNIIRFNGAPAPAETSTGTAVTVHVPQGASSGETTVQVGNIITMGPIFTVPVVVSGFAPASAAPGTTVTLTGAGFDMATLSNNAVRFTGNALGTVTAASETTLKVTVPSGAVSGPLNVSVSGTSTITASPLAVPVSVTGLNPFVVQPNGTFTVSGTGFGSTAASVSVSVGGNAFSVLAASPTALTVKAPGAEMVGPLSVQVEGQTGVSPMNLRVFVGLASNALIQKFAGGATLPPAGVAATNWGVDSPRAVVRDPQGNTYFTAGNCVYKVNAAHQLSVFAGTGVMGSDGDGGLATAAQLSAPYGLALDAAGNMYIADSNNYRVRKVAPNGIITTYAGSTYGFSGDGGAATAAQMKPPYSLALDGTGNLYIADSDNARIRKVDPDGLITTVAGRTGASYGGDGGLATNAYLSSPNGVAADATGNLYIADSSNNRIRKVALDGTITTVVGSGTKGYSGDGGPATGAALDFPRGVTLDAAGNLYIADYSNHCVRKVTPGGTISTVAGSGVGGYGGDGGQAVAANLYYPNAVSVDAAGNLYIADGTNYRVRTVSAAGVITTLAGTGSNSYGGDGLQATIAQMKGPSDAALDAAGNLYVAEYQNHVIRKVTPEGIVSTVAGTGTLGFSGDGGPATSAQLYNPTSIALDGAGNLYIADYWNHRVRKVSGGTVTTVAGTGDYGYSGDGEQAVNAQLYGPRGLALDGAGNLYIADALNNRIRKVDAAGIITTVAGTGAAGFSGDGFQATSAKLNAPYDVALDGAGNCYIADYNNHCIRKVTPGGGISTVAGSSIGYSGDGGPATLAQLSRPRNVALDIAGHLFITDSGNNRIRKVDTTGVISTIAGTGTVASTGDGGAATSAGLALYSRGITESAGLAVSSDGRVLFVPDPGGHRVRRIQ; from the coding sequence ATGCGTAGATTTATCGCCTTGGTCCTCTCGGGCCTGCTCTTGGCGGGCTGCCGCCTTCCGACGTCGGGCTTCCTGACGATGAGCCCGACGGCACAGCCAGGTGGGCAGGTGGCCGATGAGGCCAGGAGCGTCCTGCAGGGCCAGGTCTTCTTCGCCGGGCGCGCCGCGCAGGCGACCATCGAGGACGTCGCCGTCGCCGCGACGGTCTCCTTGATCAACTCGGCGACCAACGAGACCGTCATGACGGGCCTGACGGACGAGCGTGGACGCTTCACCATCACCCTGCCCAAGGCGTTTCGCCCGGATCACACGGCGACCTACTTCTTGGAGGCAGCCAAGGGCCTCAACGATAATCAACCGGGCTCTGCCATGGCGCGGGTGCGGACGATCGCGAAATTCGCCGAAGGGGGCTGGGTCAGCCTCTCGAACGCCACGCCCAACGGGGGCATCGTGCTGAGCCCCGCGACGACCGCCATCGCCCTGGGGGCGGCCCTGCGCAACGGGACCGACGACGAGGTCGAACTGGGCACGCTCATCGGCAAGCTCTCGGGCAGCACCTTCACCCCGGTGCCCAACCTCTCCGCTTCCGACTTCACGGCGCTGGTCGGCATCGTGAGTCAGGCCTTGCTGGATGAGAAGGATCCCGTGCGCTTCACCGGGCTCGACGTTGCGACGGACACCTGGAAGGCCCTCGAGCGCTTCGCGCCGCTCCTCGCGGTGACGGGCGTGACGCCGTCCTCCGGGGTGGTCGGCACCCCCGTGACGTTCACAGGCTCGTCGTTCAACATCACGCCGGCGAGCAACATCATTCGCTTCAACGGCGCTCCGGCCCCTGCCGAGACCTCGACGGGTACCGCCGTGACGGTGCACGTGCCCCAAGGCGCTTCGTCCGGGGAGACGACCGTCCAGGTTGGGAACATCATCACCATGGGGCCGATCTTCACCGTGCCGGTAGTGGTCAGCGGCTTCGCCCCGGCCTCGGCGGCACCCGGCACGACGGTCACCCTGACGGGGGCGGGGTTCGACATGGCGACGCTCTCGAACAACGCCGTGCGCTTTACGGGCAACGCCCTGGGGACGGTGACGGCAGCGAGCGAGACGACGCTGAAGGTCACGGTGCCCTCGGGAGCGGTGAGCGGTCCTCTGAACGTGTCGGTCTCAGGGACCTCGACCATCACTGCCAGCCCGCTCGCGGTACCGGTGAGCGTCACGGGCCTCAATCCCTTCGTGGTGCAGCCGAACGGGACCTTCACGGTGTCGGGGACGGGCTTCGGCTCGACGGCCGCGAGCGTGTCGGTCTCGGTGGGAGGCAATGCGTTCAGCGTGCTTGCGGCCTCTCCGACGGCCCTAACGGTGAAGGCGCCGGGGGCTGAGATGGTGGGGCCCCTATCGGTTCAGGTCGAAGGTCAGACCGGGGTGAGCCCCATGAACCTGCGGGTGTTCGTCGGCCTGGCGAGCAACGCCCTCATCCAGAAGTTCGCAGGCGGTGCAACCCTTCCGCCTGCGGGAGTTGCCGCAACCAACTGGGGTGTCGATTCTCCGCGGGCGGTGGTGCGGGATCCCCAGGGCAACACGTACTTTACGGCCGGTAACTGCGTGTACAAGGTGAACGCCGCCCACCAGCTCTCCGTGTTCGCCGGGACGGGGGTCATGGGCTCGGATGGCGACGGCGGCCTGGCCACCGCCGCCCAGCTCAGCGCTCCTTACGGGCTCGCCCTGGATGCGGCGGGCAACATGTACATCGCCGACTCCAACAACTACCGGGTTCGCAAGGTGGCCCCCAACGGGATCATCACCACCTACGCGGGCAGCACCTACGGCTTCTCGGGAGACGGTGGAGCGGCGACCGCCGCGCAGATGAAGCCCCCGTACAGCCTCGCCCTGGATGGCACGGGCAACCTCTACATCGCCGACTCCGATAACGCCCGGATCCGCAAGGTGGACCCCGACGGCCTCATCACCACCGTCGCGGGCCGCACGGGCGCGAGCTACGGCGGCGACGGCGGCTTGGCCACCAATGCCTACCTCTCTAGTCCGAATGGAGTGGCGGCGGATGCGACGGGCAACCTGTACATTGCCGATTCGTCCAACAACCGCATCCGCAAGGTGGCGCTCGATGGCACCATCACCACGGTCGTCGGGAGCGGGACCAAAGGCTACAGCGGAGACGGGGGCCCTGCGACCGGCGCGGCGCTCGACTTTCCGCGTGGCGTGACCCTCGATGCCGCGGGCAATCTTTACATCGCCGACTACTCCAACCACTGCGTCCGCAAGGTGACCCCGGGTGGGACCATCTCGACGGTCGCCGGCAGCGGTGTCGGAGGCTACGGGGGAGATGGCGGACAGGCGGTCGCTGCCAATCTCTATTATCCCAATGCCGTTTCGGTGGATGCTGCCGGCAACCTCTACATCGCCGACGGCACCAACTACCGCGTGCGGACCGTGAGCGCGGCGGGCGTGATCACGACCCTGGCGGGTACCGGCTCCAACAGCTACGGCGGGGACGGCCTCCAGGCCACGATCGCTCAGATGAAGGGCCCCAGCGACGCGGCCCTCGATGCGGCGGGGAACCTGTACGTCGCAGAGTACCAGAACCACGTCATCCGCAAGGTGACCCCCGAGGGGATCGTCTCGACGGTGGCGGGCACCGGTACGTTGGGTTTCTCGGGAGACGGCGGGCCTGCGACTAGCGCCCAGTTGTACAACCCGACCAGCATCGCCCTGGATGGCGCGGGCAACCTGTACATCGCCGACTATTGGAACCACCGCGTCCGCAAGGTCAGCGGCGGGACCGTCACCACCGTCGCGGGCACCGGGGACTACGGCTACAGCGGGGACGGCGAGCAGGCCGTCAACGCGCAGCTCTACGGGCCACGGGGCCTTGCCCTGGATGGCGCGGGCAACCTCTACATCGCGGACGCCTTGAACAACCGGATCCGCAAGGTGGACGCCGCCGGGATCATCACCACCGTCGCGGGCACCGGGGCCGCCGGCTTCAGCGGGGACGGCTTCCAGGCGACGAGCGCCAAGCTCAACGCCCCTTACGACGTGGCCTTGGATGGCGCGGGCAACTGCTACATCGCCGACTACAACAACCACTGCATCCGCAAGGTGACCCCAGGGGGGGGCATCTCGACCGTCGCCGGTAGCAGCATCGGCTACTCGGGGGACGGCGGGCCTGCCACGCTCGCGCAGCTCTCCCGGCCGCGCAACGTGGCGCTCGACATCGCCGGGCACCTCTTCATCACGGACTCGGGGAACAACCGGATCCGCAAGGTGGACACCACCGGCGTCATCAGCACCATCGCCGGCACGGGCACCGTCGCCTCCACGGGCGACGGCGGGGCCGCGACCAGCGCGGGGCTCGCGCTGTACAGCCGCGGGATCACTGAGTCGGCTGGCCTCGCGGTCAGCAGCGACGGAAGGGTACTCTTCGTGCCCGACCCTGGCGGCCATCGCGTCCGCCGGATCCAGTAA
- a CDS encoding SMP-30/gluconolactonase/LRE family protein encodes MKGRQALRLLMLALLLGGLIGCRLPGGTTLLGGAGLSTPAAHEVPREVPPLVGRALFAKRAAQATMDEVAIAATVSLINTGTNVTVATGLTDQNGRFSLKPPRNFVPDGTATYYLEAYKGLDGNRPGADVARVRTVTKIVNGAWLTLTNAAPDGDIVVGPASTAIALGAALRKGTALPVDFDALIGKLSGNTFTPVPNLSNVDFNALFTLVQEGLSENRDPVQTIGYDVGSGTWKRVDVPPSQFAVDTLSPSSGVVGSTVTISGRGFSTNAAAHIVRFNGVPAVPDAATETSLSVRVPPGATSGPLTAQIHGIIAMGPIFTVPVVVSGFAPASAAPGTTVTLTGSGFDMATLSNNAVRFTGNVLGVVTAASETTLKVTVPSGAVSGPLNVSVSGTSTITGSPLAVLVSVTGLNPFVVQPNGTFTVSGTGFGSTVASVSVSVGGSAFSVLAASPTALTVRAPGAEMVGPLSVQVEGQTGVSPMNLRVFVGLAGNALIQKVAGARQPAAGTLATNWGVSAPRAITFDAAHNAYFVAGDKVYKVDTAQRISVVAGSDESGFSGDGGPATSAKLYYPTALATDAAGNLYIADSANYRVRKVAPNGIITTYAGNGSYGFSGDGGAAASAQFKSISALAFDAAGNLYIADPSNYRIRRITPGGIVSTVAGNGTEGLSGDGGQATSAQIDNPGGLACDAAGNLYYSDIDRDRVRKIGLDGVISAVAGNGGYGFAGDGGPATSAWLKSPRGLAFDGGGNLYIGDYYNSRVRKVASGGTISTVAGSGTSGNSGDGGPATAANLAYPNGVAIDHNGDLYIADNTNGIRKVDAGGTITTAYGTGFHSYSGDGEQAITAQFYSPSYLALDPAGNLYVADTGNQRIRKIAASGVVTTVAGNGTGGYAGDAGPATAARLSSPTGVAVDATGNLYIADTDNYRVRKVTPGGTITTVVGNGTNGYDGDGGPATSARIGTVYGLAVDASGNLYLADYNYHVIRKVTPGGVISTVAGTGTGAYGGDGGLAVNAQLKYPYGLAVDTAGNLYIADNGNHSVRKVTPAGLISTVAGSGINGYMGDGGPAASARLFGPKAVSVDVAGNLYVTDIGNACIRKVTPEGMISTIAGNGTSAYTGDGGQAKGAQLAGLSGVTVNSAGTRLYLSDIAYNCLRKIE; translated from the coding sequence ATGAAAGGCCGCCAAGCCTTACGCTTGCTCATGCTCGCCCTTTTGCTCGGGGGCTTGATCGGGTGCCGCCTGCCGGGCGGGACCACGCTGCTCGGTGGGGCGGGGCTTTCGACACCCGCCGCTCATGAGGTGCCGCGTGAGGTGCCCCCTCTGGTCGGGCGGGCCCTCTTCGCCAAGCGTGCCGCCCAGGCGACCATGGACGAGGTCGCGATCGCCGCGACCGTCTCGTTGATCAACACGGGGACCAACGTCACCGTCGCCACCGGTTTGACCGATCAGAACGGCCGCTTCTCGCTCAAGCCGCCTCGCAACTTCGTCCCGGACGGCACGGCTACCTACTACCTGGAAGCCTACAAGGGCCTCGACGGGAACCGTCCCGGTGCGGACGTCGCGCGGGTGCGCACCGTGACCAAGATCGTGAACGGCGCCTGGCTGACCCTCACCAACGCCGCCCCCGACGGCGATATCGTGGTGGGGCCGGCCAGCACGGCGATCGCGCTCGGGGCCGCCCTGCGCAAGGGGACCGCCTTGCCGGTCGACTTCGACGCGCTCATCGGCAAGCTCTCGGGCAACACCTTCACCCCGGTGCCCAACCTGTCGAACGTGGACTTCAACGCGCTCTTCACCCTGGTCCAGGAAGGCCTCAGCGAGAACCGGGATCCGGTCCAGACCATCGGCTACGACGTGGGTAGCGGGACCTGGAAGCGGGTCGACGTTCCCCCGAGCCAGTTCGCGGTCGACACCCTCAGCCCGAGCTCGGGCGTGGTGGGGAGCACCGTGACGATCTCGGGGCGCGGCTTCTCGACCAACGCCGCCGCGCACATCGTGCGCTTCAACGGGGTGCCCGCGGTCCCGGATGCGGCGACGGAGACGAGCCTTTCGGTCCGCGTGCCGCCGGGCGCCACCTCGGGACCCCTTACCGCCCAGATCCACGGGATCATCGCCATGGGCCCGATCTTCACGGTACCGGTGGTGGTCAGCGGCTTCGCCCCGGCCTCGGCGGCACCCGGCACGACGGTCACCCTGACGGGGTCGGGGTTCGACATGGCGACGCTCTCGAACAACGCCGTTCGCTTTACGGGCAACGTCCTGGGGGTGGTGACAGCAGCGAGCGAGACGACGCTGAAGGTCACGGTGCCCTCGGGGGCGGTGAGCGGTCCCTTGAACGTATCGGTCTCAGGGACCTCGACCATCACTGGCAGCCCGCTCGCAGTGCTGGTGAGCGTCACGGGCCTCAATCCCTTCGTGGTGCAGCCGAACGGGACCTTCACGGTGTCGGGGACGGGCTTCGGCTCGACAGTCGCGAGCGTGTCGGTGTCGGTGGGGGGCAGCGCGTTCAGCGTGCTTGCGGCCTCCCCGACGGCCTTGACGGTGCGAGCACCCGGGGCCGAGATGGTGGGCCCCTTGTCGGTGCAAGTTGAAGGCCAGACGGGGGTGAGCCCCATGAACCTGCGGGTGTTCGTCGGCCTGGCGGGCAACGCCCTCATCCAGAAGGTTGCGGGCGCGCGTCAGCCTGCTGCGGGGACCCTGGCCACGAACTGGGGGGTCTCCGCGCCGCGCGCCATCACCTTCGATGCCGCTCACAACGCGTACTTCGTCGCCGGAGACAAGGTCTACAAGGTCGATACGGCTCAGCGGATCTCGGTGGTGGCGGGTAGCGACGAGTCGGGGTTCTCGGGGGATGGGGGCCCTGCGACCAGCGCCAAGCTCTATTACCCGACCGCCTTGGCGACGGATGCGGCGGGCAACTTGTACATCGCCGACTCCGCCAACTACCGGGTTCGCAAGGTGGCCCCCAACGGAATCATCACCACCTACGCGGGCAATGGGAGCTACGGCTTCTCGGGGGACGGCGGAGCCGCGGCGAGCGCGCAATTCAAGTCCATCTCGGCCCTCGCGTTCGACGCGGCGGGCAACCTCTACATCGCGGACCCCAGCAACTACCGGATCCGTCGGATCACCCCCGGCGGCATCGTTTCGACGGTGGCAGGAAACGGGACCGAAGGTCTCTCGGGGGACGGGGGCCAGGCGACGAGCGCCCAGATCGACAATCCTGGTGGATTGGCCTGCGACGCCGCCGGAAACCTCTACTACTCGGATATCGACCGGGATCGCGTTCGCAAGATCGGCCTGGACGGCGTCATCTCGGCCGTGGCGGGTAATGGAGGCTACGGCTTCGCCGGGGACGGCGGGCCGGCGACCAGCGCCTGGCTCAAGTCGCCGCGAGGGCTGGCTTTTGATGGCGGCGGCAACCTCTACATCGGCGATTACTACAACTCCCGCGTCCGCAAGGTGGCGTCGGGGGGGACCATCTCGACGGTCGCCGGTAGCGGGACCAGTGGCAACAGCGGGGATGGGGGGCCAGCGACCGCCGCGAACCTCGCCTATCCGAATGGAGTGGCCATCGACCACAACGGTGACCTGTACATCGCCGATAACACCAACGGCATTCGCAAGGTGGATGCCGGTGGCACCATCACCACGGCCTACGGGACGGGCTTCCACTCGTACTCGGGAGACGGAGAGCAGGCCATCACGGCCCAATTCTACTCGCCGTCCTACCTGGCACTGGATCCTGCCGGCAACCTGTACGTCGCCGACACCGGCAACCAACGCATTCGCAAGATCGCAGCGAGCGGGGTCGTCACCACGGTGGCGGGCAACGGGACGGGGGGCTACGCGGGTGATGCGGGGCCCGCCACCGCGGCGCGTCTCTCCTCCCCGACTGGCGTCGCGGTCGATGCCACAGGCAACCTGTACATCGCCGACACGGACAACTACCGGGTTCGCAAGGTGACTCCCGGTGGCACGATCACCACCGTGGTTGGTAACGGCACGAACGGTTACGACGGTGACGGCGGGCCTGCGACCAGCGCGCGGATCGGCACGGTATACGGCCTGGCGGTGGATGCCTCGGGCAATCTCTATCTGGCGGATTACAACTATCACGTCATCCGCAAGGTGACCCCGGGGGGCGTCATCTCGACCGTCGCGGGCACTGGGACCGGGGCCTATGGTGGCGACGGCGGCCTTGCCGTCAACGCGCAGCTCAAATACCCCTACGGCTTGGCGGTCGATACTGCGGGCAACCTGTACATCGCGGACAACGGCAATCACAGCGTCCGCAAGGTGACGCCCGCGGGGCTCATCTCGACGGTCGCGGGCAGCGGCATCAACGGCTACATGGGAGATGGAGGCCCCGCGGCCAGCGCGCGCCTCTTCGGCCCCAAGGCCGTGAGCGTCGATGTCGCCGGGAACCTCTACGTCACGGATATCGGCAACGCCTGCATCCGGAAGGTCACTCCGGAAGGGATGATCTCGACCATCGCAGGGAACGGGACCTCGGCCTATACCGGCGACGGGGGCCAGGCGAAGGGAGCCCAGCTCGCCGGCTTGTCCGGTGTCACGGTGAACAGCGCGGGCACGCGCCTCTACCTATCAGACATCGCCTATAACTGCCTTCGCAAGATCGAGTAA
- a CDS encoding fumarate hydratase — MSQLEESLYALVVETATNLPADVRKTLAAAKAREDAGTRSGIALSTIAKNVDMAAESVLPLCQDTGMPTFFVHTPVGTNQLEIKAAIRKAVARATHDGKLRTNSVDSLTGANTGDNLGPGTPVIHFEQWEKDVIEVKLILKGGGCENKNIQYSLPCELPELGKANRDLDGVRKCILHAVHQAQGQGCSAGFIGVAIGGDRTSGYEEAKHQLLRETHDVNPDQRLAELESYVMDKANGLGVGTMGFGGSVTLLGCKVGVLNRLPASFFVSVAYNCWAFRRLGVVLDAGTGAIQDWQYHVPAAEAQPMADEAAAAGFATGREVVLQAPITDEQIRSLHVGDVVVIKGAMHTGRDAIHKYLMDNEPPVSLQGGVLYHCGPVVRKNADGSYDILAAGPTTSIREEPYQHEVIKRYGVRAIIGKGGMGPKTLAACKEHGAVYLNAIGGAAQYYAACVKKVTGVDLLEFGIPEAMWHLDVEDFKAIVTMDAHGNSLHQDVEKTSAEKLGELAATVF; from the coding sequence TTGTCCCAACTCGAAGAGAGCCTCTACGCCCTGGTCGTCGAGACCGCGACCAACCTGCCTGCCGACGTGCGAAAGACGCTCGCCGCCGCCAAGGCCCGCGAGGACGCCGGTACCCGCTCGGGAATCGCCCTTTCGACCATCGCCAAGAACGTGGACATGGCCGCCGAGAGCGTCCTGCCCCTGTGCCAGGACACGGGCATGCCCACCTTCTTCGTCCACACCCCGGTGGGCACCAACCAGCTCGAGATCAAGGCGGCCATCCGCAAGGCGGTGGCCCGCGCCACCCACGACGGCAAGCTGCGCACCAACTCGGTGGACAGCCTGACCGGCGCCAACACCGGTGACAACCTGGGCCCCGGCACCCCGGTCATCCACTTCGAGCAGTGGGAGAAGGACGTCATCGAGGTCAAGCTGATCCTCAAGGGTGGCGGCTGCGAGAACAAGAACATCCAATACTCGCTGCCCTGCGAGCTGCCCGAGCTGGGCAAGGCCAACCGTGACCTGGACGGTGTTCGCAAGTGCATCCTGCACGCGGTCCATCAGGCTCAGGGCCAGGGCTGCTCGGCCGGCTTTATCGGCGTGGCCATCGGCGGCGATCGCACCTCGGGCTACGAGGAGGCCAAGCACCAGCTCTTGCGCGAGACCCACGACGTGAACCCCGACCAGCGCCTGGCGGAGCTCGAAAGCTACGTCATGGACAAGGCCAACGGCCTGGGCGTGGGCACCATGGGCTTCGGCGGCAGCGTGACGCTCTTGGGCTGCAAGGTGGGCGTCCTCAACCGCCTGCCGGCGAGCTTCTTCGTGTCGGTCGCCTACAACTGCTGGGCCTTCCGTCGCCTCGGCGTCGTGCTCGATGCCGGGACCGGCGCCATCCAGGACTGGCAGTACCACGTCCCGGCCGCCGAAGCGCAGCCCATGGCCGACGAGGCTGCGGCGGCGGGCTTCGCCACCGGCCGCGAGGTCGTGCTCCAGGCGCCCATCACCGACGAGCAGATCCGCTCGCTGCACGTGGGCGACGTGGTCGTCATCAAGGGGGCCATGCACACGGGCCGTGATGCGATCCACAAGTACTTGATGGACAACGAGCCGCCCGTCTCGCTCCAGGGCGGCGTCCTGTACCACTGCGGTCCGGTCGTGCGCAAGAACGCCGACGGCAGCTACGACATCCTGGCGGCTGGCCCCACGACCTCGATCCGCGAGGAGCCGTACCAGCACGAGGTCATCAAGCGTTACGGCGTCCGCGCCATCATCGGCAAGGGCGGCATGGGTCCCAAGACCCTGGCGGCCTGCAAGGAGCACGGCGCGGTCTACCTGAACGCCATCGGCGGCGCGGCCCAGTACTACGCGGCCTGCGTCAAGAAGGTCACGGGCGTCGACCTGCTGGAGTTCGGCATCCCCGAGGCCATGTGGCACCTGGACGTGGAGGACTTCAAGGCCATCGTCACCATGGACGCGCACGGCAACAGCCTGCACCAGGACGTGGAGAAGACCTCGGCCGAGAAGCTCGGCGAGCTCGCCGCCACCGTCTTCTAG
- a CDS encoding rhodanese-like domain-containing protein, protein MNRILVGAALGVMLLSGCGATPVGAQQGVSTRMKAKAEVGNVSVAEAKAMIATNPKLVLIDVREANEFEAGHIQGALLRPLGQVSNWSKGLDKDAEYLLVCRSGHRSGLAASRLVSFGFTHVTSVTGGMIAWSEAGYPSVIGNR, encoded by the coding sequence ATGAACCGGATCCTGGTGGGGGCTGCCCTTGGTGTCATGCTGCTTTCGGGCTGCGGGGCTACGCCCGTCGGTGCCCAGCAGGGCGTCTCGACCCGGATGAAGGCCAAGGCCGAGGTGGGCAACGTGTCGGTTGCCGAGGCCAAGGCCATGATCGCCACCAACCCCAAGCTCGTGCTGATCGACGTGCGCGAGGCCAACGAGTTCGAGGCCGGCCACATCCAGGGCGCCCTGTTGCGTCCCTTGGGCCAGGTCTCCAACTGGAGCAAGGGCCTCGACAAGGATGCCGAGTACCTCTTGGTCTGCCGCAGCGGCCATCGCAGCGGCCTGGCGGCTTCGCGTCTCGTCAGCTTCGGCTTCACCCACGTCACCAGCGTGACCGGCGGCATGATCGCCTGGTCGGAGGCCGGCTACCCCAGCGTCATCGGCAATCGCTAG